The following DNA comes from Anopheles coustani chromosome 2, idAnoCousDA_361_x.2, whole genome shotgun sequence.
ATCACCTTTCTGCCCGTCTAACCCAAACGTCAATACGTCTTGTGTCCGAGACAGGAAGTCAACGTCGACACAGCCGAGGAGCGGTTCTCCAATTTCTTTcgcagcatcccgaaacaaaAAGAGTATACGTGAAAGGAAGCACCCGTAAAGCAGTCTTACCTCGTGCGTGTAGCGCCTTCAGATGGTCAACCGTCAGTTGCAGGATTTCGGCCTTCTCCAGCTTGGCCGAGCCCTGCTTCTCGTACGCGCTCGGCACCAGCCGCTTCAGCTCGGTCAGCGAGGAGTTGATCCGGTCCCGGCGTTTCTTCTCGATCACGCCGCGGCGCCTTTTGCGACTCAACAGTTGACAGCTGTCAGATTCGCCCGGTGATGTACTGCAAGGCGGGCCACCGGGGAGAAGggttcgacgacgacgacgacgacgaccatgATGATGATATTGCGAGATCGTGCGAATTGATCGACGAGAcgtgagaaagaaaaaaaaggaacacacacacaccgtattaaataatttgtttgccGCAAGGGAACGACGAGGGTTTGCTGTTATTTCCGGGTTTCGAAAAAGCGTGGGAACGGAGGGTTCTAAGATTGGTGGGACTACGTGAGATCGGAAGTCTTTAACTGTTTATTGTTACCGAACAGAACATGAATTTATGGAGATTATGATAACATTAGAAGTAAGTCTTGTTATCAAATAGAtccaaaacaattttctacTATCATAGTATATTTATGACGATAAAACGACAATATCAAGACTATTGAGATCGcatttgataaaacaaaaaacaattttttcctgAATCTTGTACTTGTTACcaccacttcttcttcttcttcttcttcttggcgtaacgacttcttggtcatgcctgccttttaagggcttacgagacttgtttccctgttgtacgtggatagtcagtcgtACAGGGGAGCcacttatttaaattaaaaaacaaacttctctAAATGTgcatttttaatataaatgCATCTTGGTATAACTCGTTGTTTGGAGGATCGTTAAAACTAAAAGCGCAAGGAACACTTTATCTGACACCAGGAACCACTCCAATGTTGATTCTATTTGAGAACTTCACCGTAAACACTCTGATAGCATTCTTTTCTCATATCTCTCCACAGACGTGAGGTAACAAAATACTCACTGCTCCTTGGACGATTCCTCTGAGTAGAGATCCTCGCAGTCACTCTCGGACAGCGTCCGCTTGTGGCCCTTGGAGGACGGCGGCGTCCACGTATTGTGACCGGCGTGCGTCGGCGTGGAAGTTGCACTTGGCGTTGTTGCCGCGGTCGTGGAGTAACCCCAGTGCAGcggcgtactgtggtgatgaTGGGCGGCATGGTGATGAGGTAGGTGATGTTCCATTTTCGTTTGTAAGTTTCCTCCCCGTTCACCCTGTGTTTCACTGTTTATCACtgcttttccacacacacaccacacacgcaatcttattgaagttgttttcactttcccgACGGCAACGGTCGATTTGAATCTTGTAAGACACTTCCGGATTCGGCCGTAAAGACAGACACAGGCACACTTGATGCAGATGCGGATGCACTTGGCGTAGAACTTGGCACTTGGCCGCAGCGAGCTTGCGACAAGTCGTGCGGCTCACTTTTTCGGTGGTCCGTCTTCcggtgacgacgacgacgaggacgaggacgactCCTCACACGTGACTTGTCATGTGCGCAAACGGCGTCCGACTGATTTAATGAGCGTACGCCGAGCGCATGCAATGCATGATGCCGCACACACAGCCCACCGCACCCCTCGTGCACACGACCCCCTCGCCTGGTTCGCCGGCGTTCGGTTGGTTGGTTCATGCGCCGCACGCCGGGAAAAGATACGCACGAACGCCACGCGACCCTCGCACTTTGCTGCCCCCGGGTCGGACCGAGGGCGGCCTCGGATTGGCCGAGAAGGGCGAGCGAAAGGGACTTCCTTCCCTTCCCGCTGGTGAAGGGCACAATCGTTTCCACCTCATGCCCGTTTCGTTCATTCTCTTTTGCGTTTCTGGACGACTTTCCGGTGGTGGGGGAAGCGTTCTGTTCTACGAAACGTTCATTCTTGGTTCCCCCACCACGCCGCTTTGTAAGATGAATCATTCACCTCTGGTTCATCTAAAGAGGAAGGGCTGGATATATACGTCCTGCTtctacacacgcacacacacacacgaacgaaGCATGGCCGATGAAAGGACGCACGACGGACGGGCACACGCGGAGATGACACGCGAACGAAACGCGAACACACAATTCGCTGCTCCCGAGTTGCATCCCCTCGGCGGTAGGTGCAGGGGGGGGTAggtgtggtggaaaaacctCATCCCAACCCCCGAGCGTCTCGGTCCATCCACCGGCGGCGACCGGCGACTGGCCACGTGGACCGGCATGCGGCCCCAAATGCCCGCGTGGCACGCGTTTCCTCTAAGCGTCCGCGACGAGCGTGCTCCCACAATGTTGGCGTCTGCCCTGgttacacacacatgcacttGTTGCTGATGGCCGGATGCTGCCGCCCGCCGGAAACACTTGACCTTGGCTCAGCTGGGCGCAATTAGGTCTGCCATGCTGACGATGGCGATGTACGGATCGATCAGAATAAGGGCAGCATCGGGCGTGACGATGTCAGCTGATCTGCCGTGCCAAACTGCTGGCTTCAGAGGACATAATAACTTAACATAAGTATTCCTGCAACCGATAAACCACACCGTTAAATTTGTGTGTTAAACTCCTTTCTGctcgtttaacacgttgactgctaagcgtttttagcacacttttttagaactatcttttttaataaaatttgtttataacatttattaaaccaacggttTTTGACGGCTAAACAAAGActaagcttcccaaagaattgatattaaatattactataatttttatgttgcattttcaattatgtatgggccaaaaactttttagaactaatgacagctggctatcaaaaatgatacccATGGCATTCAACGTGTTAATATTTTCTCATTTATTTCATCTCCTTCTTCGCAGTGCAGCtatagaaatattttaaaacgagataccgtagatgtaccatatttggcgcagttaaggaaattctgcataaaaagtttagtaacaaaatcaatgttcggtcaaatcataccattttttgcacagtgctagcctaactaccatagaatataagaaaaataagtgagaaactcttatattgttatttcttcaagtttcagaaactctttgtgtggcacattatgttcctaacttggcgcatagtttttgcaatgttccttacttggcgcgatgtgttcctaatttggcgcacttaaaacaaaatggatgtagttcattgaattcaacagctatattcaaaagtcaacttaaaacaatagaaacacttttcaacagcaatttaaaaaacaatttagctttttttgcaGCGGGATTTTGGCTTCTctcgtgaaaataaaactatctcatcgctaacttttataatctcattcatcaaagccttctatgattcaaaaatatctagcagCGCAAACAGCCATATTCTCCACGGTGAATAATTAGGAACACTGtgagccaaacttggcgcaaaatcgttcgcttcaaaattagcataaaaatctcaaaaagcgCCGAATTTAACCACGATTCATTGAAAATACTTACTTTTTGATAGTTtctgataaataaaatccctaataatttttcctttgcgtaTAAATTATTGGAAACAGTTGAACCCACTCCTTAGCAGCGTTGCTAACGCGGGTAAAAAATGGCGCACTTGTGAGAtggattttttcatttaattaaatttacattcaataactaaaaaccaataacatgttttgatgcggatgtattgtacaaacataaacaaatattttactgcatattttaggctgaaatgatttggaaatagtctaatatcgaagaaaatattagaaagtgcgccaagtttggacccgcgccaagtatggtgcttcTACGGTACCAATAATGCGCAAAACTTACATTTTATTAGCCATCGATCACCAGCAATTAGCTCAAATAGCTAAGCTTTTGAAGAGCAACATGATGAAGAGTGTGAATAAAGAAATTTGTAAAAGACATTGGAGAGCCTATAGTCAAGGATATCGACTTATCCATAAATAAATACTAATGCAGGAGTAATTTTATCTGTATTTTTGTGCATCGTTTTCTAATCAGCAATATTTCAGAATAACTGACcatttatctttttattgcttcaataaaaaatgtatgttGTGCATGCGAGGGAAATCACTTTAGTACACGGAAGAGTCAATTAATTCCACTACacttttatttacaaattacTGTTGGTGGATTACGGTGATTTTCTTCGATTTGTTAGAAAAATCGATAGCTAAGACTCATCGTTAAATAGGTTCCATTCAATGACCCTTGATTCGAAGGATTATTTGTTGGTCCTTTCAGTCTTTGATTACGTCATTGCGTACATTTAAATGAATTCCGTTTTGCTTTCCCACAACGGTGCTTTGCTAGAAATAGAACCAGTGCACATTTTTATTGCCAAAGATAATCTTCCATCGTTAATCTGCACCTCGTCTGCGATTCGCATTCGTCCTTTTCGTCCTGTTTGTCCTGCAGGTGCGAGCCGATCGTGGGAAAGTGCTCCCGCTCCGTGTTCCATGAACCTTTTCAcacaattgtttttatttcctttttttcgagaGTTTTCGtatttctctctccctctttctctttcgGTTACGGCCTCAAGCCACCCTCGTAGTCCTGCACTTTGCGTCGTCCTTGTGGGATGTCCAATGAAAGTCCCGAACCGAGCACAAACCGTAAACTCCTCCCATCCCTTGTCCGGGGTGTGGAGGGTTTTGCCTCTTGCCGGTTCCGATAAAGGGCCTCCCGGTGCCGTTTTCATCTAGCATCTCTAGGAAGGGAGGGCTTTTTTTACGCTTGGTTTTTCGTTTGGACTCCCTACGATGAGAGTTTTGCTACAAACAGAACCCCTCACGAGTTTAGGCCTCGAACAGAGGGGTGCAATGTCCTTAGTGTATGTCGTGTTTCCCTTTCCAACGCCCTGTTGCCATTCTGATCGTCTTctcttttgcttccttttgcgCTCACGCGTGCCGGTCTCGTGTGTGAACCGAGCCTCTATTTGATTTCCCACGATTTTCATCACGacccatcagcagcagcggctCTCGTAAAACCATTTCCCGCACGAGACCCGGACCCTTCCCGGGGTTGGGGTACTCCTTCCTGGGTTTCCTAAAGGATCCGCTTGCACTCTTCATCTCTTGTCCGGTGGCGCGTGTTGTGTGCCATCACCGTCGGCGTCTGCTTGTTTGACTTTCTTTGCTTCTAGCCCGACGGAACAAGGACGAGGAAGAAGTATTTTCACATTCTCAAGTAAAACCCTGAAAAAGAGAGCTAAACAGGAAAAGCAAAATAGTgcatttgtaatttaaatgcATGAAGTAATTTGAAATTCAACAAAAGCTGTAATTGGTCACTATCAGTTCGTTATGAACAGGTACAAGTAcatcttttaaataaaaaagtagaCAAAAGTGTCTGACCATTAATGGTCGTGGTCAGTGTCACcataaaaaccatttttttcgtGTACAAAAACACTTGTCATTTGCTTTGTCTGGCGAATTAGTTTATAATGAATAAAGCGTAACCTATTGTTGCGCTTGAAACACGAAATGacatcacacacacattgtGGCCTTCCGCAACACTCATTTGGAATGACATTCGAGGTGTGAAAATAATAATCTTCACATTAGCCGCCCCGGTGGAAGGCTTTTTAAATCCACATCAGACGAAACTGGATTCAGATGCATTCGGGTTCGTGTGACCTTCGGAACTAACAATGTGGCCCTGTGTGCAATGTAGTGGCGAATCGGAAGTGACCTCAGGTGTAGCGGTGAGGGTTTTCCTGGGACTTCTTCTCGTTGCGTGCGGCTCTTCAGCGTTTCCGGAAGAACGGCGCATCGATGTTCCTCAACCGAAGGCTACAATAACGGACGCAGCGGATGTGGCTTATACTGACGAAAGCCGGATGGTGATCGACTGGCAGAGCCCACTCCGACATCTGAACATCTTGTACGCGCCAAGGCTTCGAGAAATCAGCGGGACACAAAATCTCCAAGCACTCCTCATTAGCGGGTGTGTTCTGGAGCGCCTGGAGGACTCACTCGCTCAGTTGCCCGCCATCAGAATTTTAAAGCTAGTGTCCTGCCAGATGAATGGCACACTCGATTTGTCGTTGCTCTTCCTTACGCCATCCCTTACTTCGCTCAACCTGGAGATGAATCGCTTCGAGTGGGTCGTTCGTACACCGGAACCAGCGTACGCCAACCAATCGCTACCGTTGAAGTTCCTAGACCTCTCTGCCAACGCACTTGAGCACTTCGACCTGGGCGTTATGGAACCGTTTACGGCAATCATGGAGCTTGTCCTCAGCCGCAACCGACTGATAAGCTTGGTGGGAGAAGTGCAGCTACCCAAGTTGGCCACCTTGGACCTTCAATTCAATCGTTTAACGCAGGTGGACCTGCGGGGTTGTGATTGTCAGGCGTTGAACCAGATGCAGTTTTCCAGAAACAACCTGACCAGCTGGCCAATGTTTGCTTCGTCCTCCCGAGGGGTAAAATGTCTAGCGCTAGGCTATAATCAGCTTGAGATGGTGAACTACACCGCGCTGGGGCAGCATCGAAATCTCCAATCGTTGATGCTGGAGAAGAACGCCATCAGCAGCCTTCATCCGAGCGATTCAAGCGACCACAACGACACTACGGCACTAGTGGAGCTGCCGATCTTAAAGGATCTCTTCCTGTACGAGAATCACCTGGAAGCGCTGGAGCTGGAACGCTGGCAGATACCTTCGCTGGAACTGATCCGTGTCGATATGAACCCACTGCGGTACATTCCGGCCGAGCTGTTCCAACGGTGCCCGAAACTACGCTACTTTTACTGCTTCTGTCCGGACATCGAATGCGAATGGATCGAGCTCCAACGGAGCCACCTTCAAGCGGAACCAAATATGCAGATCGATCAAGTGGGGCCAAATAAAACCAACCGGGACTGCATCAGGATGCCAAGGGATGATTGTGTATATTGTAACCCTCGCTAAAACGATTTGgaataaaacgaaatgaaacgaaattttCTTTCCTACCGTTTGCACATGAAAATAGAGCGCAACTTTCGTAACTGTAATTTcataacattttaattcactttaaatcataaaccgaTATGTATAGATAGAATGAATCTTGGCATAAGTGGAACGAATATCTACAAAATATTACACTTGAACAAAAGTTGTGTTGCCGTACACGCAGTTACGCAGTTGCAAGGCCTACCACCTTGACTGGCCTGCTGCTTTCTTGCTTCCTGCCGAGCTGCGGATCCTAATGcgaataataaatttttacaCTTGCACTTCGGCACGCAAcaaaaaagggtggaaaaattacAAATGCTTTCTTAGGGGTAAGTACAACCGGAAGTGGTCGTTGTACAACTGCACAGCTTCGATGGAATCTTATCAACTAGAATTTTCTATCCCCTACTGGATGAGGAAACCCACCACCCCCATCCTGGCATAATCGATAAGTAATTCATTTGctttagaaataaaaactgaCTACGACGGGGGGCAAGAGAACGAAAGTGTGACGAGGAAAAGGGGAGGTCACTTCTTGCCATAGTGATTTTGATAGTGGTGATGGCCTTTGCCGGTGGTGTCGATGTACTTGGAGGTGTACGTCAGCAGCATGTGCCGCTGCTTGATGTGCTTCGCGCGGATGTGTGGCGACGGTATTTCCTTGGTGTAATTGCTCGGGAACCAACCGACGGCCCCGTCCCGGATGCGTTCCCCCTCATACCATCCTGAAAATCGGAAAGAAACACCGTATGGTTAGCGAATTTCGGTGGGAGTGTTATTGAAGACcccctttctttctctctctcataCCGTCGGCCATTTTGCGATGCACGTTCACCACGTCCTTAATGTCGAGATCGAGCTCATCGGGCTGCAGGGCCTGGTACggatggacggcgatcacctGCGGACAGTTCCACTGCTCGTAGATCTTCTCGTCCGGATTCTCCGACGCGGGCGGTTCCGTCACCGTTAGCCAGCGTTCACGCTCCGTTTCCGATGGGCAGCTGAGAATCTGCGGAAACAACAAGACGGTTTAATGACGGTTTCATCAATTCTTTGGCATTATTTTCCCCCGCGCTTACCATTTCGACCGTCTTTCCCTCGTGGTTCTCCAGAAGCGtcatgatgatgagatttttacCGATCGTTTGCATCTCCTTCGCCGGCAGCCCGGGCACAACGTCCCCCGAGCTGACGGTCAGCAGTGCTCGTTGACAGTAGTCCGTCACAAGAAAGCTTTCGTCGCTGAAGGAAAGAAGAATGGAGAGAAAGTGTAAGTACAAACGTTTTCCGCACAAAAGACGTTGACGCTGTGCGTTTGGtaccttttctttttggtCAACACGAGCAGATCGGTAAAGAGAAAGGCGTACAAGTTGCTCTTGGAAAACTTCTTGCCGAAGGTCAGCTTGGCGTCGTCTCCGCGCCACAGCAGGTGCATCAGCTCGCCCCGCTTCTCCAGCTTCCGGTGCATGCTACTAGGGGCCGCCCCGATGCCGCACGGTACGATCGCGAGCGGCCGCACGTGCGTCGGAAACTCGATCTGCCGCGACAAGCGCTCCATCTCGTACATCTGCTCGCTTCGGTGCGCCGCATCGTTGCACTGCGTCAGGATGCGGTTGATCAGCACGAACGTTTTCTCCCAGCTACCGAACTCGTCGTCGTTCTCCGGATGGCAGCGCTGCAGGACCGCGTCCAGCAGCAGGCGCATACGGGTGATGCGCTGCATCGGAAGCATCAGGAACGAGGAAAGGCTCAGGCTGCAGCAGACGGGATCGGTCTCGAGTTCGGCCAGCGTGCGCGCAAAGTCGGGCCGGTTCGCCCGGAGCGTCTTGAGCGTGCGGTCGATCTTCGCCTGATGCTCGCAGTACGACACGTACACGTGGAAGTGCTTCTCGGCGTGCTTGTAGATACTGTGGCTCAGGCCGAGCAGCATGATGTTGTCCTGCCAGCAGTTCTCCAGGTCGCACAGCAGCCGATCGGAGCACTCCTGCACCGGGATGATGGACGAGAAGAGTGTCTTCCGGTCGGTGGCACTGAGGATGCGCTGGTCGCGGAAGGCCGGATGGTTGACAAAGTGTGTCCGCAGCAGGTTGAGCGACTTCAGGTACGACGCCTCCGAGGTGAGAATCTCAAACTTGGCCTCTTGCAACCGCTTCTCGGTCGGTGTTAAGGTGgctaaaattaaataaaaaataaagaacttTAGTTCCGTGCTAAGAGACTGTCTCGAAGAGTATGTTACCTAATATTTCCGAGTTCCGTACTTCCGGTACCTCGCACCAGAGCGTACGGAGCTTGCCGACGTGCGGCTCAATCAACTCCAACGCCGTCGGTCGGGAGGGTTTGCGCAGATGCAACGACGAGGTTTCGCTCCGGTCGTCTCCATCGGATCCACCACAGCTCGAACCACCATCGTGCTGCTCCTCCGCCCGGCGTCGGTTGCGCTCGGAAATCTTCTCGTACCCATCATCGTACAGTTCCTCCATGGTTTGGCCACTAATCTCCGCGTCGATATCGCGCGTGATCGACTCCAGCTTGGCCGCGTTATAGATCTGGTAGAGCGGTTCGTTGACGAACATACTGTGCGAGTGGTCATCCCCCGGACCACCCTCTCCACCCGTCGATACGCCCGAACTCTCGCTCGAACTCGCCACCGACGCGCCACTGGTTTGGTAAATGTCGGCGTACCACGAAGACGCGCCGGTCGCTGCCGTCGTACCATTCCCGCCTACCCCTCCCTGCACACTACCGATGTCCTTCGGTGGCAGCGGGGAACGGGGACTACTGCCACCGGCACCCTTGGCCAGCGACGATTGGTCACTGTCGGTGCCAAACGAGTGTGGTTGCTTGAACACGGCGCACTCCGCGTACCAAGAGGTGGCGCCTAGTTTGCGGGTGGTGGAACCGTTAGACTTGCTGGATCCCGTTCCCTTCCGGCTGACGAGGCCAGCCTCGGCCgggggaggtggtggaggaatCGACGGCCGATTGCTTCCCGCGGTCGTGCCGAGTGCGATCGATTTCCGACGGACGTCGCCGAGCTTTAACGCATCGTTGCTTGGCGGCGGTTCCGTGGACACCTGACACGATGGATCCGTGCCGTTGAAAATACCCGAATCTACGTCCACCGCCGACGTGGACACGTAGAAGGTGCTGCGCGACCCATGGAACGAGCTGCCCATGGTGTGGGTGGCCGTGTCCGACACGAGACTTTTGCGCAGCTTCGAACGCAGAGACTTGGAGCTCTTGGACTTTTTGCGGGTGGCCTCGGCGAGGGGTTCTCCGAGCGGCCGGTTGCCACTGACGTTGCTCGATTCGCTGGTGCTCCGCGGTAGACTGACGGCAAGGGCCTGCTCCGAGGTCGAGGGACTAGAGATGAGCGTGATGCTACCGGCTGGAGGCGACGGCGGAGGTCCCACCAAGGGTGAGGACTGCTGCAAAGGCAAGGGCGAGACCGGCGGCAGTGGTGAGGGCCCACCTTTCCCAAACGGCGCATTTTCGTAGTCCTCGGGTGGCGGCTTCGGAACACCACCCGCTCCACCTAAAGGGATCGGCAGTTTAAAGGCGCGCCCTGAGGACTTCGACGATGTCTTTGAGGACGGTTTCGGCGGTAACACGGTGGGGGAGTTTTCGTACGTCACAGCACCGCGAcccccatcaccaccaccaccagcaccgctCGCTTTGGGAGACTTCTTTTTCGACAACTTGTGGAAGCCTTTCGCTATCTCCGACTTGGAGAGCGTTCCGAggttcttgatcttctgcaccAGCACGTAAACCTGGCTGCTGGACGGTGGTGGATCGGGCAGCTTTGCGTTCCGGATGTAGACCCCACTGTCCGTGCGGTGCCGACATCGCTgctcgtcctcctcgtcctcctccgtGTCGTCGCTGTCGAACGAATCGAACTCATCGTCAGGGGTGACCGCGAGGTCGGACCGGTGCTCGTGGAAACTTCCGCCGGAAAATGGTGCCtgttgctgctcctgctgcagATGTTGCTGTTCCACTGTAGAGGAAGCCCGCGATCGTTCACTTCCATTCCGGTAACAGTCATTCGCTCCGATCGAGTACAGTGACTCATAGTGATGGTCGGAATCGtctgaaaaaaaatgaaaaatagaaaatgttaCGATTAGATGTCTATTGATAAGGATTGCATCTACTGATAAGAGGTAAGAGAAACCGCGACTACATTGTAGTGACCCGATTGATGCCAATCTTTCATAACACCGTAAAACGGCAATAGTGGCATGTGTTGAGCAGCG
Coding sequences within:
- the LOC131265338 gene encoding leucine-rich repeat protein SHOC-2-like, yielding MWPCVQCSGESEVTSGVAVRVFLGLLLVACGSSAFPEERRIDVPQPKATITDAADVAYTDESRMVIDWQSPLRHLNILYAPRLREISGTQNLQALLISGCVLERLEDSLAQLPAIRILKLVSCQMNGTLDLSLLFLTPSLTSLNLEMNRFEWVVRTPEPAYANQSLPLKFLDLSANALEHFDLGVMEPFTAIMELVLSRNRLISLVGEVQLPKLATLDLQFNRLTQVDLRGCDCQALNQMQFSRNNLTSWPMFASSSRGVKCLALGYNQLEMVNYTALGQHRNLQSLMLEKNAISSLHPSDSSDHNDTTALVELPILKDLFLYENHLEALELERWQIPSLELIRVDMNPLRYIPAELFQRCPKLRYFYCFCPDIECEWIELQRSHLQAEPNMQIDQVGPNKTNRDCIRMPRDDCVYCNPR